From Trichoderma atroviride chromosome 1, complete sequence, one genomic window encodes:
- a CDS encoding uncharacterized protein (EggNog:ENOG41) has translation MVIKEFLDSDRVNFLIWRYLLEGNYRETAAKFQKEWHVKEPQRDFDFARHVKGRALVSVVNSGLIYYALEREHARHQMPEDATAQAEVVRNGIFGPLVEMQPPAKTEEEDDDEDVDAPGEEEVDLSRKRIQNSLPNGSPPKRPRLSNGCESKSDAATVSTPMAMDVDQQENHHQHDDDQSLQDNHAYPSPLEGEQVPLPIVRTEGPEQGTQVDKVEQLFPKTTFIRLMDTNCATETAPSPSPAGTENAPILLQCEWNPRDPSILAAAGTDALARVWTISRATATEHGEHHVSPHAHALLDPDAPKTTTVTALAWTSDGTAIAVASDCGGSRAAIHVWSAGGELLQSMDVAEPPIVKLLWNPSNSALLAISPENKVGTSITVHSATSNKSFRYDLSGHSLDTGLDATWTGESEFLICGGGIFECLSVGETSIQRARKFETKEDDHFAQVLFDPLSQLVATSSDKGVLDLWDESGARRSISAHQGSITTMAWQPLSSNHSNPDDERLIATGGEDGAILIWNARKPESKPKCFFTMELPVVRLAFTPDGAFIAGATSRSVLIWKVDSHSVPRAVWRPSRDEFENLKGNQDSEEEDEHCLCWDISGQKLAYGANSRLAIISFSG, from the exons ATGGTCATCAAGGAATTTCTCGACTCAGACCGAGTCAACTTTCTCATCTGGAG GTATTTGCTTGAAGGCA ATTACAGAGAAACTGCCGCCAAATTCCAGAAAGAATGGCACGTCAAAGAGCCGCAGCGAGACTTTGACTTTGCGCGCCATGTCAAGGGCCGTGCTCTAGTCTCTGTTGTCAACAGCGGCCTTATCTACTATGCGCTCGAAAGAGAGCACGCACGTCACCAG ATGCCTGAGGATGCCACCGCACAAGCCGAGGTGGTGCGCAACGGCATCTTTGGACCGCTGGTGGAAATGCAGCCGCCAGCAAAAacagaggaagaggatgacgacgaagacgtgGATGCACCAGGCGAAGAGGAGGTAGACTTGTCGCGAAAACGGATTCAGAACTCTCTGCCCAATGGGTCGCCCCCCAAGCGACCGCGGCTCAGCAACGGCTGCGAGAGCAAATCCGATGCAGCCACCGTCAGCACCCCCATGGCCATGGATGTGGACCAGCAGGAGAATCACCACCAGCACGACGACGACCAGAGCCTGCAAGACAATCACGCCTACCCGTCTCCGCTAGAAGGCGAACAGGTGCCGCTCCCAATTGTGCGGACAGAGGGCCCCGAGCAGGGCACGCAGGTCGACAAGGTCGAGCAACTATTTCCAAAAACCACCTTCATCCGCCTCATGGACACCAACTGCGCCACCGAAACAGCGCCATCTCCCTCCCCAGCTGGGACTGAAAACGCTCCCATTCTGCTGCAGTGCGAGTGGAACCCTAGAGACCCATCAATActggcggctgctggaacCGATGCGCTAGCCCGCGTTTGGACCATTTCGCGTGCCACGGCAACTGAGCATGGCGAGCATCACGTGTCACCCCACGCCCATGCCTTGTTGGATCCCGACGCTCCCAAGACAACGACGGTCACGGCGCTGGCCTGGACTTCAGATGGCACGGCAATTGCCGTGGCTAGCGACTGCGGAGGATCCCGCGCTGCCATCCACGTGTGGTCCGCCGGCGGCGAGCTCCTCCAGTCCATGGACGTGGCAGAGCCGCCCATCGTCAAGCTCCTGTGGAATCCCAGCAATTCGGCGCTCCTTGCCATTTCCCCAGAGAACAAAGTCGGTACATCAATAACGGTGCACTCGGCAACCTCGAATAAATCCTTCAGGTACGATCTCTCGGGCCACAGCCTCGATACGGGACTGGACGCAACATGGACCGGCGAGTCCGAGTTTTTGATTTGCGGCGGGGGCATCTTTGAGTGTCTAAGCGTGGGGGAGACATCGATACAAAGGGCTCGAAAGTTCGAGACCAAAGAGGATGATCATTTTGCTCAGGTCCTATTCGACCCGCTATCTCAGCTGGTGGCCACTTCCAGCGACAAGGGTGTCTTAGAT CTATGGGATGAGTCCGGCGCGCGCCGATCCATATCAGCACACCAGGGGTCGATTACAACAATGGCCTGGCAACCCCTGTCGTCAAATCACTCCAATCCAGACGATGAACGATTAATCGCTACTGGAGGCGAAGACGGCGCCATTCTGATCTGGAACGCCAGAAAACCTGAAAGCAAACCAAAATGCTTTTTCACAATGGAGCTGCCCGTCGTACGACTCGCTTTTACACCCGACGGAGCTTTTATCGCAGGAGCCACATCAAGAAGCGTCTTGATATGGAAGGTTGACAGCCACTCCGTGCCCCGGGCCGTCTGGAGACCGTCTAGAGACGAATTCGAGAACCTGAAGGGCAACCAAgattctgaagaagaggatgaacACTGTCTTTGCTGGGATATCAGCGGCCAGAAGCTTGCTTATGGTGCAAACAGTCGA CTCGCTATCATTAGCTTCAGTGGATAG
- a CDS encoding uncharacterized protein (EggNog:ENOG41~TransMembrane:4 (n13-24c29/30o53-76i97-119o125-148i169-192o)) codes for MPPRINLPPVTRALLGTLLFQSVLSAAIRYRQWAEDTDIVIPYLTLIPQLSIAYPWTFLTASLVEGNIFTFGLGAVTLYHGGRYLERAWSSADLAKFLVLVTLVPNVLTFFTMIFFFTLTRDTDWTLTIIGGTIPIQIAFLVAFSQLIPAHTVTLFRGIVSLRVPRIPLIYIGVVTVLSFTPLLSRAALWLANYSFLVSWTYLRFFKVVFPDLDSAQPASLRGDASETFAFAEFFPSPVKPAVAAVSDQIYNILVAIRLCKPSSQRGITTGRDGFQHRGAPGSARAEAERRRAIALKALDQRLNAATAAARQSSQAPPPAPAQPSGPPVQVQPQSSAQTAMKSEPGPMLGETKFEPEEDDS; via the exons ATGCCCCCGCGAATAAACCTCCCGCCAGTAACACGAGCTCTGCTCGGCACTCTGCTCTTCCAGTCTGTCCTGAGCGCCGCGATTAGATATCGCCAGTGGGCCGAGGATACGGACATTGTGATACCGTACCTGACGCTCATCCCGCAGCTGTCTATTGCCTACCCCTGGACGTTTCTGACGGCTTCGTTGGTTGAGGGCAACATCTTTACGTTTGGCTTGGGTGCCGTGACCCTATACCATGGCGGCAGGTATCTGGAGAGAGCTTGGTCTTCGGCAGACCTGGCCAAATTCCTTGTGCTCGTGACGCTGGTCCCAAACGTCCTCACCTTTTTCACCATGATATTTTTCTTTACCTTGACTAGGGACACCGACTGGAC ACTTACGATTATCGGCGGTACCATTCCTATCCAGATCGCTTTCCTCGTCGCCTTCAGCCAGCTCATCCCAGCGCATACGGTAACACTATTCCGAGGCATCGTTTCGCTCCGAGTCCCAAGAATTCCCCTCATCTATATTGGCGTCGTCACTGTGCTCTCGTTTACTCCGCTGCTATCACGCGCTGCTCTTTGGCTGGCCAACTACAGCTTCCTTGTCAGCTGGACCTATTTACGATTCTTCAAGGTTGTCTTTCCCGATCTTGATTCAGCTCAACCGGCGTCGCTACGGGGAGATGCCAGCGAAACTTTCGCCTTTGCCGAATTCTTCCCAAGCCCCGTTAAGCCCGCCGTGGCTGCCGTGTCAGATCAAATCTACAACATCCTTGTCGCGATTCGACTCTGCAAGCCGTCATCGCAGCGAGGCATAACTACAGGGCGCGATGGCTTCCAGCACAGAGGGGCGCCAGGAAGTGCCCGTGCCGAAgccgagagaagaagggctatCGCACTGAAGGCACTGGACCAGAGGCTGAATGCtgcaactgctgctgcccggCAATCCTCACAGGCCCCGCCACCGGCTCCTGCCCAGCCGAGCGGCCCACCTGTGCAGGTTCAGCCTCAATCAAGTGCTCAGACAGCTATGAAGTCTGAACCAGGGCCGATGCTTGGCGAGACCAAGTTTGAgccggaagaagatgattcaTAG